A section of the Candidatus Krumholzibacteriia bacterium genome encodes:
- a CDS encoding glycosyltransferase, with product MRLPISVCMIVRDEAEVLGVALESVRSWAEQVVVVDTGSRDDSLDVARRHGALVEQIEWKNDFSAARNVSMDLASAPWILIVDADEWIDPADTPRLATLIAEEPVRAYRFPQRNYVSNSGWARFVAGPMPPVWGLEAVGWVEARQVRLVPNRPGIRYEGPVHETMSGALERAGVERSDAEVPIHHVGKLRSEAVMARKKQLYHHLGRLKLQTHPGGQALLELGIQCSELGETAEARELLTRSLDELGPGPERARAVACLASQIETLDGLGAAESFLRTELPGVAGFPDAWERLGVLLVRAQRFARAAEVLESAVEAFPDAANLVVLAAECELTLGQYDRAAGLYDRLRTVAAGAGIGEVGFGIARAAQGDVGPLIECLRDPATSAFARGPRGAQRRLRADWILGGGPGTLRSAGTDVVRVELQSAYAARGRLAAAHALDPGLVTAARCGLEAVVRSLPRGAAARSVASRAAAMAGATRWSAADAALSTAH from the coding sequence GTGGCGCTGGAGTCGGTGCGATCCTGGGCCGAACAGGTCGTCGTGGTCGACACCGGGAGCCGGGACGACTCGCTCGACGTCGCGCGCCGCCACGGCGCCCTGGTCGAGCAGATCGAGTGGAAGAACGACTTCTCCGCCGCGCGCAACGTGTCGATGGATCTGGCGAGCGCTCCCTGGATCCTGATCGTCGATGCCGACGAGTGGATCGATCCCGCCGACACCCCGCGCCTGGCCACGCTGATCGCCGAAGAGCCCGTGCGAGCCTACCGCTTTCCGCAGCGCAACTACGTGTCGAACTCCGGATGGGCGCGCTTCGTGGCCGGTCCCATGCCGCCGGTGTGGGGGCTCGAGGCCGTGGGGTGGGTCGAGGCCAGGCAGGTGCGCCTGGTGCCGAACCGTCCCGGGATCCGCTACGAGGGTCCTGTGCACGAGACGATGTCCGGAGCCCTCGAACGGGCCGGCGTGGAACGGTCGGACGCCGAGGTTCCGATCCATCACGTGGGCAAGCTGCGGTCCGAGGCGGTGATGGCGCGGAAGAAGCAGCTGTACCACCACCTCGGACGTCTGAAGTTGCAGACGCATCCGGGCGGGCAGGCCCTGCTCGAACTCGGGATCCAGTGCAGCGAGCTGGGCGAGACCGCCGAGGCGCGGGAGCTTCTCACCCGGTCCCTCGACGAACTCGGACCGGGTCCGGAGCGCGCGCGAGCCGTCGCCTGCCTGGCGTCACAGATCGAGACCCTCGACGGCCTGGGCGCGGCCGAGAGCTTCCTTCGCACGGAACTCCCCGGCGTGGCCGGCTTCCCCGACGCGTGGGAACGTCTCGGAGTGCTGCTGGTCCGCGCCCAGCGTTTCGCCCGCGCGGCCGAGGTCCTGGAGAGTGCGGTGGAGGCCTTTCCCGACGCCGCGAATCTCGTCGTGCTGGCGGCCGAGTGCGAGCTGACGCTGGGTCAGTACGACCGGGCGGCGGGTCTCTACGACCGATTGCGGACCGTGGCCGCGGGGGCCGGCATCGGCGAGGTCGGCTTCGGCATCGCCCGGGCCGCGCAGGGGGATGTCGGCCCGTTGATCGAGTGTCTGCGTGACCCCGCCACCTCGGCGTTCGCGCGCGGACCGCGGGGTGCGCAGCGTCGCCTGCGGGCCGATTGGATCCTCGGCGGAGGTCCCGGGACGCTGCGGAGCGCCGGAACCGACGTCGTGCGTGTCGAGCTGCAGAGCGCCTATGCGGCGCGGGGACGTCTGGCCGCGGCCCATGCTCTCGATCCCGGCCTGGTCACGGCAGCTCGTTGTGGGCTCGAGGCCGTGGTCCGCAGCCTTCCCCGCGGCGCCGCGGCACGGTCGGTGGCTTCGCGTGCCGCGGCGATGGCGGGGGCGACCCGCTGGAGCGCGGCGGACGCGGCCCTCTCGACCGCGCACTGA
- a CDS encoding ATP-binding protein produces MNETPLILWIGRADGPHPLLAEAGFEVTSSESSRPALVLLDLDDQDEPYPAIARVRAQFPDAPVIAVSRQTDPRHVVEAVRSGAQDFVHRDAGSQELRESVDQALLRRRLSLEQRGVVRFLEDHGRQVEDERRLLNERMASLAGELESAHRQLEDAHRELRGRVAQLVMLYRIGRDLTTHRNWDEALQTFLASLCKFLDARGATLLLRSQQGRRLAARSTVGMDTPAVDEAIDILRPQRSVDGREPLLSPLEEARRDDPRSCAQMDEPWDRTVLPLWHRDEDLGALVIEKDYDSSEAIRDDFYFLITIQTVLTEEVASAQTFSQLRKLQRFQERTLDHLGSGIVTVDGDGRIATANAKARELLDVGVVEGLPLAGRLRLGSEGPNLGQWLSTITDTTPGSVEGRLATEHGGEPIPVSVVASRIPGEFPGDTYHVCVIEDLRQKRALEAERRRAARQKELLIMAAEWAHDVRTPLTGILHSSELLAGAVDPRSPKLRHFRVIQSEVRRINDLVDHFLDYARPVQLRRVAGDLTRVVAEVVDLLVGPAAKRGAALELVVEDGAESCPCELDRDAMKQVALNLVSNALDAVADGGQVTVRLSRRDDAPLDEDGRRGPGAVLQVEDDGPGVPDAFVDRLFVPFFTTKSDGTGLGLAISEKIVRAHDGDLRYLRENGTTILRAIVPVEAAAGVTLDEDRDDTDTRDRMHAKG; encoded by the coding sequence GTGAACGAGACGCCTCTCATCCTCTGGATCGGCCGGGCCGATGGACCGCACCCGCTGCTGGCGGAGGCCGGTTTCGAGGTCACATCGAGCGAATCGAGCCGTCCCGCGCTCGTGTTGCTCGATCTGGACGACCAGGACGAACCCTACCCGGCGATCGCGCGGGTTCGGGCCCAGTTCCCCGATGCACCGGTCATCGCCGTTTCGCGCCAGACGGATCCCCGCCACGTGGTCGAGGCGGTACGGTCGGGGGCCCAGGACTTCGTCCATCGTGACGCCGGATCGCAGGAGCTCCGCGAGTCGGTCGACCAGGCGCTGTTGCGCCGACGACTGAGCCTGGAGCAGCGGGGGGTCGTGCGCTTCCTCGAGGATCACGGGCGTCAGGTCGAGGACGAACGGCGCCTGCTCAACGAGCGCATGGCCTCGTTGGCGGGTGAACTGGAGAGTGCCCACCGGCAGCTCGAGGACGCCCATCGCGAACTCCGCGGGCGCGTCGCCCAGCTGGTGATGCTGTACCGCATCGGCCGGGACCTCACGACGCACCGCAACTGGGACGAGGCCCTCCAGACCTTCCTGGCCTCGCTGTGCAAGTTCCTCGATGCACGCGGGGCGACTCTGCTGCTGCGATCCCAGCAGGGCCGGCGCCTGGCGGCGCGGAGCACCGTGGGGATGGACACCCCGGCGGTCGACGAGGCCATCGACATCCTGCGTCCGCAGCGATCGGTCGACGGCCGCGAACCGCTGCTGTCGCCGTTGGAAGAAGCCCGCCGTGACGACCCGCGTTCGTGTGCGCAGATGGACGAGCCCTGGGATCGGACCGTGCTGCCGCTCTGGCACCGCGACGAAGACCTCGGAGCACTCGTCATCGAGAAGGACTACGACTCGTCCGAGGCGATCCGCGACGACTTCTACTTCCTGATCACGATCCAGACGGTCCTGACCGAAGAGGTGGCCAGCGCGCAGACCTTCAGTCAGCTCCGCAAGCTCCAGCGCTTCCAGGAACGCACGCTGGACCATCTCGGGAGTGGGATCGTCACCGTCGACGGCGACGGTCGCATCGCCACCGCCAACGCCAAGGCGCGGGAACTGCTGGATGTGGGTGTGGTCGAGGGCCTGCCCCTGGCGGGTCGCCTGCGCCTCGGGAGCGAAGGGCCGAATCTCGGACAATGGCTGTCGACGATCACCGACACCACGCCGGGATCCGTCGAGGGCCGGCTCGCGACCGAGCACGGCGGGGAACCGATCCCGGTCTCGGTGGTGGCGTCGCGGATCCCGGGAGAGTTCCCGGGCGACACCTACCACGTGTGCGTGATCGAGGACTTGCGTCAGAAGCGCGCGCTCGAGGCCGAGCGCCGGCGTGCGGCACGGCAGAAGGAACTGTTGATCATGGCGGCCGAGTGGGCCCACGACGTGCGGACCCCGCTCACCGGCATCCTGCACAGCTCCGAGTTGCTGGCCGGTGCCGTCGACCCGCGCTCGCCGAAGCTGCGCCACTTCCGCGTGATCCAGTCCGAGGTCCGGCGGATCAACGACCTGGTCGATCACTTCCTGGACTACGCACGCCCGGTGCAGCTACGCCGGGTGGCGGGCGACCTGACCCGGGTCGTGGCCGAGGTGGTCGACCTGCTGGTCGGTCCCGCCGCGAAACGGGGTGCCGCTCTCGAGCTGGTCGTCGAGGACGGCGCGGAGAGCTGCCCGTGCGAACTCGATCGCGACGCCATGAAGCAGGTCGCCCTGAATCTGGTGTCGAACGCGCTCGACGCGGTGGCCGACGGGGGGCAGGTCACGGTGCGACTCTCGCGCCGCGACGATGCGCCCCTGGACGAGGACGGCCGCCGTGGACCGGGCGCCGTACTGCAGGTCGAGGACGACGGGCCGGGCGTGCCCGACGCGTTCGTCGACCGCCTGTTCGTTCCCTTCTTCACCACCAAGTCCGATGGCACGGGCCTGGGCCTCGCCATCTCCGAGAAGATCGTACGCGCGCACGACGGCGACCTCCGCTATCTGCGCGAGAACGGTACGACGATCCTGCGGGCGATCGTGCCCGTCGAAGCCGCCGCAGGCGTGACTCTCGACGAGGACCGGGACGACACCGACACCCGCGATCGCATGCACGCGAAAGGATGA
- a CDS encoding flagellar biosynthesis anti-sigma factor FlgM, producing MATHPIGGPGPQSLNDAPTRTSTDRTDGTRSTQDPSKVPANGAEGAPAGAEATEKVQISQKARDLLRMSELMNSARNTLDKTPDVRAERIAEVKERMRAGVYETDGVRQELAHRLSGILGELPASGPGGSQAE from the coding sequence ATGGCGACGCACCCCATCGGTGGACCCGGCCCCCAGTCCCTGAACGACGCCCCGACGCGGACGTCGACGGATCGAACGGACGGTACCCGGTCGACGCAGGATCCGTCGAAGGTTCCGGCGAACGGGGCCGAGGGTGCGCCCGCGGGCGCAGAGGCCACCGAAAAGGTGCAGATCTCGCAGAAGGCGCGGGATCTGCTCCGGATGAGCGAGCTGATGAACTCTGCCCGGAACACTCTCGACAAGACACCGGACGTCCGCGCCGAACGCATCGCCGAGGTCAAGGAGCGCATGCGGGCGGGCGTCTACGAGACCGACGGGGTACGCCAGGAACTCGCCCACCGCCTGAGCGGGATCCTGGGCGAGCTTCCGGCCTCCGGACCGGGTGGTTCGCAAGCGGAGTGA